Proteins encoded in a region of the Pseudomonas sp. PDNC002 genome:
- a CDS encoding response regulator: protein MVTPLDFLQRLRMRSRLLVGFGGILLLALFLGLYSLNVQRQQNEQINQIFEKEMLGLSHIQAAQVALASMGRSVRQTVLASDEAGRSQALKQLTDAKASLREEIELARPLIYRAEAQQGLIRFEAAYEDYQQQVERVLELNDTPSRSGVSSDQAAVALLSSTALQRPGEVANLALAEVAQIKRAAADLEVQRASARFHRSVELTIWLLALGVGGGVLFGMLISLSIRRPADRLRQAVSALSRGELEVRVPYQDYPNEVGEMARAITELQSEAQQMANQRWVKTQVAALSGEMQQVNGLNALGDRILTVLAPSLALLRASVHLYDEVSSELVLLGSYAACNQPQRLQLGEGLIGQCAKQRLPIQLIAPEPAPESGPAAAVIEVIPLIHGERLVGVLAMECLHGLGVSQRTLLDEFAPLLAINLEILERTSRTEQLLAESLTQAELMERQAADLQTQTRELESRQHEVQATKAWYQGILESAPDGMLVVDLRGTIILANPKLETLFGYSHGELLGLSVEALVPELERQHHVLQRKGFMAEHGSRQMGRTIADLHGLRKDGSHFSAEVALAPLPDLLGHGVCVCASVRDISERRAMENAVQESESRLQYILDRSPVSVAISTREHIHLANPKFVESFGLGVGDETSRLYVELSDREKVWNQMRTGEPILRREIRMLDRNGCARDILATYLPIQHHGEFGVLGWLYDITERNQAEQQTRLAKELAEEATRAKSEFLANMSHEIRTPMNVIIGMSSLALKTELTARQRNYIHKVHRSAEGLLGIINDILDFSKIEAGMMTVEHVAFRLEDVLDQFSAMVGFRAEEKSLELLFQLDPGLPTALVGDPLRLGQVLLNLGNNAVKFTERGEIVLGMETLSVSDTEAELHFQVRDSGIGMTAEQCGRMFQSFIQADSSTSRRYGGTGLGLSISKSLVELMGGRIWIDSEPGRGSTFHFTACFALQAAPASRRILRAESLSGIRVLVVDDNAAAREILSSMAAGFGLEVEVARGGAEALEYMADAARRQLPYHVVLVDWQMPGLDGIDVVARVKSDDQDCTPAVIMVTAFGREEALDAAQERGVQLDTVLAKPVTPSALLEAVNIALGNQRSDEPCLRERDIAKTEALSVVAGSRVLLVEDNELNQELAVELLVDAGIDVVLACNGQEAIERLAADHDFDCVLMDCQMPVMDGYAATRAIRQRPELARLPVIAMTANTMAGDRDEALRAGMNDHIAKPIEPSSMFLTMSHWISPCRPSRNDVSASGEAQVEGSGLPGIDTVAGLATCAGKQALYERLLSRFRGSYADFVESFMALDVKSDPAAERRAAHSLRGAAANIGARSLARAAQALEEACRQGEPGPHISRFLADVETELNVVQAGLAAHLVIQEAPPPTDGPSGDAQGLLLQLEQLLKRSDTRSEEIIGRLRQFGWAKDQSACLVQVAACIENFEYELALDHLLQLRTVLS, encoded by the coding sequence ATGGTGACTCCGCTCGACTTTCTTCAACGACTCCGAATGCGCAGCCGGTTGCTCGTCGGCTTTGGCGGCATTCTGCTGCTCGCTCTGTTCCTGGGCCTGTACAGCCTGAATGTGCAGCGCCAGCAGAATGAGCAGATAAACCAGATATTCGAGAAGGAGATGCTGGGCCTGTCGCACATCCAGGCCGCGCAGGTTGCCCTGGCCAGCATGGGGCGCAGCGTCAGGCAGACCGTGCTGGCCTCCGACGAGGCCGGACGGTCGCAGGCGCTCAAGCAACTGACCGATGCCAAGGCTTCGTTGCGCGAAGAGATAGAGCTGGCGCGGCCGCTGATCTACCGCGCCGAGGCGCAGCAGGGACTGATCCGTTTCGAAGCGGCGTACGAGGACTACCAGCAACAAGTCGAGCGGGTGCTGGAGCTGAACGACACGCCTTCTCGCTCGGGCGTCTCCAGCGACCAGGCCGCGGTGGCGCTGCTGTCGTCCACGGCGCTGCAACGCCCAGGCGAAGTCGCCAACCTGGCTCTCGCGGAAGTGGCCCAGATCAAGCGGGCGGCGGCGGACCTGGAAGTCCAACGTGCCTCCGCGCGTTTTCACCGTAGCGTCGAACTGACCATCTGGTTGCTCGCTCTGGGCGTTGGCGGCGGCGTGCTCTTCGGCATGCTGATCAGCCTGTCGATCCGTCGCCCGGCCGATCGGCTACGCCAGGCAGTCTCCGCCCTGAGCAGGGGCGAGCTCGAGGTGAGGGTGCCATACCAGGATTACCCGAACGAAGTCGGCGAAATGGCGCGGGCGATCACCGAGCTCCAATCCGAAGCGCAACAGATGGCCAACCAGCGCTGGGTGAAGACACAGGTGGCGGCGCTGAGCGGTGAAATGCAGCAGGTCAACGGCCTGAATGCGCTGGGCGACCGGATCCTCACTGTACTGGCTCCTTCACTGGCCTTGCTGCGCGCCTCCGTGCATCTCTATGACGAGGTCAGCTCGGAGCTGGTATTGCTTGGCAGCTATGCGGCTTGCAACCAACCACAGCGCTTGCAGCTCGGCGAGGGACTCATCGGACAGTGTGCGAAACAGCGCCTGCCTATCCAGCTGATCGCGCCGGAACCCGCACCGGAGTCGGGCCCGGCGGCCGCGGTCATCGAGGTCATCCCGCTCATTCACGGCGAAAGGCTGGTGGGTGTGCTGGCCATGGAATGCCTGCATGGGCTGGGCGTCAGCCAGAGGACGCTGCTCGACGAGTTCGCCCCGCTGCTGGCCATCAATCTGGAAATTCTCGAACGCACTTCGCGCACCGAACAGCTGCTGGCTGAATCGCTGACCCAGGCCGAGCTCATGGAGCGTCAGGCGGCCGACCTGCAGACGCAAACACGGGAGCTGGAGTCGCGGCAGCATGAAGTCCAGGCGACCAAGGCGTGGTACCAGGGCATCCTGGAATCCGCACCCGATGGCATGCTGGTCGTCGACCTGCGTGGGACGATCATCCTCGCCAATCCCAAGCTGGAGACACTGTTCGGCTACTCCCATGGCGAACTGCTCGGCCTGTCCGTCGAGGCGCTGGTGCCCGAGCTCGAGCGCCAGCATCACGTTCTACAGCGCAAGGGTTTCATGGCTGAGCATGGCAGCCGGCAGATGGGGCGCACCATCGCCGACCTGCACGGCCTGCGCAAGGATGGCAGCCACTTCAGTGCCGAAGTGGCGCTGGCGCCACTCCCCGACCTGCTCGGCCATGGCGTTTGCGTGTGCGCCTCCGTGCGTGACATCAGTGAACGCCGCGCCATGGAAAATGCCGTGCAGGAAAGCGAGAGCCGCCTGCAGTACATCCTTGATCGGAGTCCGGTCAGCGTCGCTATCTCCACCCGCGAGCACATCCACCTGGCCAATCCGAAATTCGTCGAGTCCTTCGGGCTGGGTGTCGGGGACGAGACCTCCAGGCTTTACGTCGAACTCTCGGACCGCGAAAAGGTGTGGAATCAGATGCGCACCGGCGAGCCGATTCTGCGGCGCGAGATCCGCATGCTCGATCGCAACGGTTGTGCGCGGGACATCCTGGCGACCTATCTACCCATACAGCACCATGGGGAGTTCGGCGTCCTGGGTTGGCTTTACGACATCACCGAGCGCAATCAGGCGGAGCAGCAGACCCGCCTGGCCAAGGAGTTGGCGGAGGAAGCCACCAGGGCCAAGAGTGAATTCCTGGCCAATATGAGCCACGAAATCCGCACGCCGATGAATGTGATCATCGGCATGAGCAGCCTGGCCCTGAAGACCGAGCTGACTGCCCGCCAGCGCAACTATATCCACAAGGTTCACCGCTCCGCCGAGGGGCTGCTGGGGATCATCAACGACATCCTCGACTTCTCGAAGATCGAGGCCGGGATGATGACCGTGGAGCATGTCGCGTTCCGTCTTGAGGACGTGCTCGATCAGTTTTCCGCCATGGTGGGTTTCCGCGCGGAGGAAAAATCGCTGGAGTTGTTGTTCCAGCTCGACCCTGGCCTGCCGACCGCACTGGTCGGCGATCCGCTGCGCCTGGGGCAGGTGCTGCTCAATCTGGGCAACAACGCCGTGAAGTTCACCGAGCGCGGGGAGATCGTGCTGGGCATGGAAACCCTCTCCGTCAGTGACACCGAGGCAGAGCTGCATTTCCAGGTCCGCGACAGTGGCATCGGCATGACGGCCGAGCAATGTGGGCGGATGTTCCAGTCTTTCATTCAGGCTGACTCTTCGACTTCTCGCCGTTACGGCGGCACAGGGTTGGGGCTGTCGATCTCGAAGAGCCTGGTCGAGTTGATGGGAGGCCGCATCTGGATCGACAGCGAGCCCGGGCGAGGCTCCACGTTTCATTTCACGGCATGCTTTGCGCTCCAGGCCGCGCCTGCCTCCCGACGCATATTGCGCGCGGAATCGCTGTCGGGAATACGCGTGCTGGTGGTCGATGACAACGCGGCGGCCCGGGAAATCCTGTCCAGCATGGCCGCAGGTTTTGGCCTCGAAGTGGAAGTCGCCCGCGGCGGCGCGGAGGCCCTGGAGTACATGGCTGATGCCGCGCGGCGGCAGTTGCCGTATCACGTCGTGCTGGTGGACTGGCAGATGCCTGGCCTGGATGGCATCGACGTCGTGGCACGGGTCAAGTCCGACGATCAGGACTGCACGCCAGCCGTCATCATGGTGACGGCATTTGGCCGCGAGGAAGCACTCGATGCCGCGCAGGAGCGTGGCGTCCAGCTGGACACGGTCCTGGCCAAACCGGTGACTCCGTCCGCGTTGCTCGAGGCGGTGAACATCGCCCTCGGCAACCAGCGCAGTGACGAGCCCTGCCTGCGGGAGCGCGATATCGCGAAGACCGAGGCCTTGTCGGTCGTTGCCGGCAGCCGGGTGCTGCTGGTGGAGGACAACGAGCTGAACCAGGAGCTGGCCGTGGAGCTTCTGGTCGATGCGGGTATCGATGTCGTGCTGGCCTGCAACGGTCAGGAGGCGATCGAACGCCTGGCGGCGGACCATGACTTCGACTGCGTGCTCATGGACTGTCAGATGCCCGTGATGGATGGTTATGCGGCGACGCGTGCGATCCGCCAGCGCCCCGAGCTTGCCCGGCTCCCCGTGATCGCGATGACCGCCAACACCATGGCCGGCGATCGGGATGAGGCACTGCGGGCCGGCATGAACGACCACATTGCAAAACCCATCGAACCGTCCTCGATGTTCCTGACGATGTCCCACTGGATATCACCCTGTCGCCCTTCCAGAAATGACGTGTCTGCCAGCGGCGAGGCCCAGGTCGAAGGCAGCGGACTTCCGGGAATCGACACAGTGGCGGGCCTGGCGACCTGCGCGGGAAAACAGGCGCTTTACGAGCGTTTGCTGAGCCGATTCCGCGGCAGCTACGCCGACTTCGTCGAAAGCTTCATGGCGCTGGACGTGAAGAGCGATCCGGCCGCCGAGCGCAGGGCCGCTCACTCGCTGCGAGGCGCGGCTGCGAACATCGGAGCCCGGAGCCTGGCACGGGCGGCACAGGCGCTGGAGGAAGCGTGCCGCCAGGGAGAGCCGGGCCCGCATATCTCCAGGTTTCTTGCAGATGTCGAGACGGAGTTGAACGTCGTCCAGGCGGGGCTTGCCGCCCATCTCGTTATCCAGGAAGCGCCCCCTCCCACGGATGGACCATCCGGGGATGCGCAAGGCCTGCTGCTACAGCTGGAGCAACTGCTCAAGCGCAGCGACACGAGGTCCGAGGAGATCATTGGCCGGCTACGCCAGTTTGGCTGGGCGAAGGATCAATCCGCCTGTCTGGTGCAGGTCGCTGCCTGCATCGAAAACTTCGAGTACGAGCTGGCCCTCGATCATCTCCTGCAACTTCGGACTGTGCTGTCCTGA
- a CDS encoding two-component system response regulator yields the protein MSALPLASRPTVLIVDDTPDNLTLLTELLKLLYRVKAARTGEKALQIASSDEPPDIILLDVMMPGMNGFEVCRRLREQSWTRHIPVIFITTQGAADDEFRGLELGAVDYITKPINPPTVLMRVDNQLRLKAAADFLRDQNEYLEQEVQRRTQEVMAIQDVTILAMASLAETRDNETGNHIRRTQHYVRALADHLRHLPRFAAELDDETRHLLFKSAPLHDIGKVGIPDHILLKPGRLTHEEFEIMKMHTTLGLDALREAENRLGMSVPFLRLAKQIAYSHHEKWDGSGYPEGLAGEAIPLSARLMAVADVYDALISRRIYKASLPHEDAVQYIQSQRGLHFDPDVVDAFVVLQDEFRAIADNYHDGDAPAAQ from the coding sequence ATGAGTGCGCTCCCCCTGGCCTCGAGGCCGACCGTCCTGATCGTCGACGATACCCCTGACAACCTGACGCTCCTGACCGAGCTGCTGAAGCTGCTCTATCGCGTCAAGGCCGCCAGGACCGGCGAGAAAGCGCTGCAGATCGCAAGCTCCGACGAGCCGCCGGATATCATCCTGCTGGATGTAATGATGCCCGGGATGAACGGCTTCGAGGTTTGCCGCCGGCTCCGGGAGCAATCCTGGACACGCCACATCCCGGTGATCTTCATCACCACCCAGGGCGCCGCCGACGATGAGTTCCGCGGCCTGGAACTGGGGGCGGTGGATTACATCACCAAGCCGATCAATCCGCCGACGGTCCTCATGAGGGTGGATAACCAGCTGCGCCTCAAGGCCGCCGCGGATTTCCTGCGAGACCAGAACGAATACCTGGAGCAAGAGGTACAGCGACGTACCCAGGAGGTCATGGCCATCCAGGACGTCACCATCCTGGCCATGGCATCGCTGGCCGAGACCCGCGACAACGAGACGGGCAATCACATCCGGCGAACCCAGCACTACGTGCGCGCGCTGGCGGATCATCTGCGGCATCTCCCACGCTTTGCCGCGGAGCTGGATGACGAGACGCGGCATCTGCTCTTCAAGTCCGCTCCGCTGCATGACATCGGCAAGGTCGGCATTCCTGATCACATTCTTCTCAAGCCGGGGCGGCTCACCCATGAAGAGTTCGAGATCATGAAGATGCACACCACGCTTGGGCTCGATGCCTTGCGCGAAGCCGAGAATCGATTGGGCATGAGTGTTCCGTTCCTGCGCCTGGCCAAGCAGATCGCCTACAGCCATCACGAGAAATGGGATGGTTCGGGCTATCCCGAGGGCCTCGCTGGCGAGGCGATTCCGCTCTCGGCCCGCTTGATGGCCGTTGCCGATGTCTACGATGCGCTGATCAGCCGGCGCATCTACAAGGCGAGCCTGCCCCATGAAGATGCTGTGCAGTACATCCAGTCCCAGCGCGGGCTGCATTTCGACCCGGATGTGGTCGATGCCTTCGTGGTGCTGCAGGACGAATTCCGGGCAATCGCGGACAACTATCACGATGGCGATGCGCCTGCGGCCCAGTAG
- a CDS encoding autotransporter outer membrane beta-barrel domain-containing protein, producing the protein MPGELVPNYRPQVTLYTAIAPLALLYNRSLLDTLHERVGEETHMRGRQDLPDADGPSAVWSRVLTMDGKRDSRRGVYGTSPSYDYEFLGLQVGTDLIRRQRDDGHRDVAGTYLAFGRAEATPHVNGHGVGQDNLDGYSVGGYWTHFGPTDWYLDGILQATYYDISAEPDNLAKLDVSGWGWAASLEGGYPFQLPEQWVVEPQAQVVYQRVGLDDTHDAAATVKFDEVDSLASRLGVRVAKTWDESAAPEPHKYTAWGRLSAWHESQGEPETKFSSADGYVPFQGDLGGGWWEAKLGLTGEVRRNVFVYASVGYERAFDDERHAVDGKLGVRVQW; encoded by the coding sequence GTGCCCGGCGAGCTGGTTCCGAACTACCGGCCGCAAGTCACGCTCTATACCGCCATCGCGCCGCTGGCGCTGCTTTACAACCGCAGTTTGCTCGACACCCTGCACGAGCGCGTCGGCGAGGAGACGCACATGCGCGGGCGTCAGGATCTGCCGGATGCAGACGGTCCGAGCGCGGTCTGGAGCCGCGTGCTGACGATGGACGGCAAGCGCGACAGTCGGCGCGGCGTCTACGGCACCAGCCCGAGTTACGACTATGAGTTTCTCGGCCTACAGGTCGGCACCGATTTGATTCGGCGCCAGCGCGACGACGGCCACAGAGATGTGGCCGGCACCTACCTCGCATTCGGTAGGGCCGAAGCTACTCCGCACGTCAACGGTCACGGCGTCGGTCAGGACAATCTCGACGGCTACAGTGTTGGCGGCTACTGGACACACTTCGGTCCCACCGACTGGTATCTCGACGGCATCCTGCAAGCCACCTACTACGACATCAGCGCCGAGCCCGACAATCTGGCCAAGCTGGACGTCAGCGGCTGGGGCTGGGCAGCATCGCTCGAAGGCGGCTATCCGTTTCAGCTGCCCGAGCAGTGGGTAGTCGAGCCGCAGGCACAAGTGGTGTACCAGCGCGTCGGTCTCGACGATACCCACGACGCGGCGGCGACGGTGAAGTTTGACGAGGTCGACTCGCTGGCGAGCCGGCTCGGCGTGCGCGTAGCCAAGACCTGGGATGAGAGCGCCGCACCGGAGCCGCATAAATACACCGCGTGGGGCCGGCTCAGCGCCTGGCACGAAAGCCAGGGCGAGCCGGAAACGAAATTCTCTTCGGCCGATGGTTACGTGCCTTTCCAGGGCGATCTTGGCGGCGGTTGGTGGGAGGCGAAGCTGGGTCTAACAGGCGAGGTAAGACGCAACGTGTTTGTCTACGCGAGCGTGGGGTATGAACGTGCGTTCGACGACGAGCGCCACGCCGTCGACGGCAAGCTCGGCGTGCGTGTGCAGTGGTAA